Proteins encoded within one genomic window of Candidatus Zixiibacteriota bacterium:
- a CDS encoding DUF5668 domain-containing protein: MTPARFRWGLIFVTIGALLLLRNMGTLNDDFWIDLAIYFPVVLIAIGIEKIFTHTRFQIISYATSVCLLVTAFFIAFHSGSGGSDNSFFHESRHRLEAPNDVQLIKADLKLGETDLTIRDSGRDLIYSRFDRFTRKPRIDYDVEDSVAEIQYSERGSGLLGGIIKIDAENEQDWYVRFSDIIPLDLECTGHGSDIHLNLATTPLRRLTLDTDNARVYLKIGDLEPEVNVTLNGADSNLRLRVPRSAGLQVKGQDYDSYLDRLGLIEKDGFYITSGYDSLPVKVSIDVDEALSSFTVDFF; the protein is encoded by the coding sequence ATGACTCCAGCACGTTTCAGATGGGGACTTATTTTCGTCACTATCGGCGCCCTGCTCCTGCTCAGGAACATGGGAACTCTTAACGATGATTTCTGGATCGATCTCGCGATATACTTCCCGGTCGTTCTGATAGCGATCGGCATCGAAAAGATATTCACGCACACCAGATTCCAGATCATTTCGTATGCCACTTCGGTCTGCCTTTTAGTGACAGCATTCTTCATAGCATTTCATAGCGGCAGCGGCGGCAGCGACAACAGTTTCTTTCACGAGTCAAGACATCGCCTTGAAGCCCCCAATGACGTGCAACTCATCAAGGCGGACCTGAAACTGGGAGAAACCGACCTGACCATCCGCGACAGCGGCAGAGACCTCATTTACAGCCGATTCGATCGCTTCACGCGCAAACCTCGTATCGATTACGATGTTGAGGACAGCGTCGCAGAGATCCAATACTCCGAGCGCGGCTCAGGATTGCTGGGGGGGATAATCAAGATCGATGCCGAAAACGAGCAGGACTGGTACGTTCGTTTCAGTGATATCATTCCACTCGATCTGGAATGCACGGGACACGGCTCCGACATTCATCTTAACCTGGCCACGACACCGTTGCGCCGGTTAACCCTCGATACCGACAATGCCCGCGTTTATCTCAAAATCGGCGATCTGGAACCGGAGGTGAACGTGACTCTGAACGGCGCCGATTCGAATCTCCGCCTGCGCGTACCGCGTTCAGCCGGGCTGCAGGTCAAAGGACAAGACTACGATTCTTATCTCGACCGCCTTGGTCTGATCGAAAAGGACGGTTTTTACATTACGAGCGGTTATGATTCGCTGCCGGTAAAAGTGAGTATCGACGTCGACGAGGCTCTCTCTTCCTTCACCGTAGATTTCTTCTAA
- a CDS encoding Ig-like domain-containing protein: MLVASPALAFLLMLSSCKGDNPIDPEPDTTRPTVQSVSPGAEAEQIARETSIIILFSEAIDSGSVSASTITSVPSFTGSFEVDSNEVTFIPGALLAYGTTYQFTIGTGVTDLAGNELAESYVWSFSIVDDPATTPPQIIRTTPLNNATGVDAAEPISAVFSKTMNPAGFTEASFYLAPAVSGTVSYVDSTAVFTPDDTLDYQTVYTATITTAAVDTYGNHLTANYSWRFTTGVDPYIPKAFVVNPYYSSIMGDTAIIGDTVTVSIVTQHPIGVTRVEFYIDNVYQTGHDDTSEPFEFLWDASGYEIGTVHNVYARAYDAEDRMGISDTMPVYYLWQEIRTDANDDQRVDLKRLLSRSTDTLLELRYEFWENWDDPANDTALDLGIFLDTDQSAATGFTHFTSDGTYINDIGAEYRVIIGAHGYEAWSSIASDESTWIVLGGPGDLAYYYVPADTNVMEIGIRWEEMDFPDAIDLVCNNVFFINTSTILRDWMPNLGSGHLTIYRDDCYLGDTYDLSSSSKTTQTPSQVSSEQLLNPFE, encoded by the coding sequence ATGCTGGTCGCGAGTCCGGCCCTGGCATTTTTACTGATGTTGTCGTCCTGCAAAGGGGACAATCCCATCGATCCCGAGCCGGATACCACCCGCCCCACGGTGCAGTCGGTCAGTCCGGGCGCCGAAGCCGAACAGATTGCTCGCGAAACTTCGATTATCATTCTGTTCTCGGAGGCGATTGATTCGGGATCAGTATCGGCGAGTACGATTACCTCGGTTCCGTCGTTTACCGGCAGTTTCGAGGTTGATTCGAATGAGGTTACGTTTATCCCGGGTGCCCTTTTAGCTTACGGAACAACCTATCAGTTTACGATTGGAACCGGTGTTACCGATCTGGCCGGCAACGAACTGGCCGAGTCTTATGTCTGGTCGTTCAGTATCGTCGATGATCCGGCGACCACGCCGCCGCAGATAATAAGAACCACTCCGTTAAACAACGCTACCGGCGTCGATGCCGCCGAGCCGATCAGCGCCGTTTTCTCCAAAACGATGAACCCGGCTGGTTTTACCGAGGCTTCGTTCTACTTAGCTCCCGCGGTTTCCGGCACGGTCAGTTATGTCGATTCCACGGCCGTTTTTACTCCCGATGACACGCTCGATTATCAGACCGTTTACACCGCGACCATTACGACGGCGGCGGTCGATACATACGGCAACCATCTGACTGCCAATTATAGCTGGCGTTTCACTACCGGGGTAGATCCGTATATCCCGAAAGCCTTCGTAGTCAATCCGTACTACAGCTCAATAATGGGAGATACCGCCATTATCGGTGATACGGTGACCGTCTCGATTGTTACACAGCATCCGATCGGGGTGACCAGGGTAGAGTTTTACATCGACAACGTATATCAAACCGGTCATGACGATACCTCGGAACCGTTCGAGTTCCTCTGGGATGCCTCCGGCTATGAAATCGGGACGGTGCACAATGTCTATGCTCGTGCTTATGATGCCGAGGACCGTATGGGTATCTCCGACACCATGCCGGTGTATTATCTCTGGCAGGAAATACGAACCGATGCCAACGATGACCAGCGCGTAGATCTCAAGCGCTTGCTCTCTCGCAGCACCGACACCTTACTGGAGCTTCGTTACGAGTTCTGGGAAAACTGGGATGATCCGGCCAACGATACCGCTCTTGATTTAGGAATCTTCCTCGATACCGATCAGAGCGCCGCGACCGGATTCACGCATTTCACCAGCGACGGCACCTACATCAACGATATCGGAGCGGAGTATCGCGTAATAATCGGTGCTCACGGCTATGAAGCCTGGTCGTCAATAGCCTCCGATGAATCCACCTGGATCGTGCTCGGCGGTCCGGGGGACCTGGCTTATTACTATGTGCCCGCGGATACCAACGTTATGGAAATCGGAATCCGTTGGGAAGAGATGGATTTCCCCGATGCAATCGACCTGGTTTGCAACAACGTGTTCTTTATCAACACCAGCACGATTCTGCGGGACTGGATGCCGAATCTCGGCAGCGGGCATTTGACGATCTATCGTGATGACTGCTACCTGGGGGATACCTACGACCTCAGCAGTTCTTCCAAAACCACGCAGACTCCAAGTCAGGTATCGTCGGAACAACTTCTGAACCCGTTCGAATAA